In a single window of the Enoplosus armatus isolate fEnoArm2 chromosome 15, fEnoArm2.hap1, whole genome shotgun sequence genome:
- the gja10a gene encoding gap junction protein alpha 10 a, translated as MGDWNLLGSILEEVHIHSTIVGKIWLTILFIFRMLILGAAAEDVWDDEQSEFVCNTDQPGCKAVCYDRAFPISLIRFWVLQVIFVSAPSLVYMGHALYCIRTLEKERHRKRAQLKEELDEAELALGEHKRMERELRRLDEQRKVKKAPLRGSLLRTYIIHILTRSVVEVCFILGQYVLYGIQLEPLFKCERLPCPNRVDCYISRPTEKTIFMVFMIAIAGVSLFLNILEISHLGIRKIKQTLYGERYTEDDSLIYKSKKKASMPHLCVMSNVSPHNGPLTQTFKVIPEADMKPPHYNTGLKANQHILAHLGHSQTSYICPQPRMPPRSGQNCAIQAPQTHEGPDVHTAMVDHHPAWASAVSNMEESTTRHHGGEHPDPSHLEALLSTSTLRPSAIRDMDEDERRESTGSEVLIPNPRKTSFMIRPPSESLSSISGSTSPSLHTSEESDELGSLQGDMPMMPPPGGRRMSMSMFLDISSIMKK; from the exons ATGGGTGACTGGAACCTGCTGGGCAGCATCCTAGAAGAGGTCCACATTCATTCCACCATTGTGGGCAAGATCTGGCTTACCATACTCTTCATCTTCCGCATGCTGATCCTGGGTGCAGCCGCTGAGGACGTATGGGACGACGAGCAGTCCGAGTTTGTCTGCAACACTGACCAGCCTGGCTGCAAGGCGGTTTGTTACGATCGTGccttccccatctctctcattCGCTTCTGGGTCCTGCAGGTCATCTTTGTCTCTGCGCCTTCGCTGGTCTACATGGGCCATGCCCTCTACTGCATCCGAACACTGGAGAAGGAGCGCCACCGCAAGCGAGCCcagctgaaggaggagctggacGAGGCTGAGTTGGCATTGGGCGAACATAAGCGCATGGAGAGGGAGCTGAGGAGGCTGGACGAGCAGAGGAAGGTGAAGAAGGCTCCTCTCAGAGGCTCTCTGTTGAGAACCTACATCATCCATATCCTTACACGCTCTGTGGTGGAGGTCTGCTTCATCCTGGGCCAGTATGTACTCTATGGTATCCAACTGGAGCCACTCTTTAAGTGTGAGAGGCTGCCTTGCCCCAACAGGGTAGACTGTTACATCTCCAGGCCCACAGAGAAGACCATCTTCATGGTCTTCATGATCGCCATCGCTGGGGTGTCACTTTTCCTCAACATTCTGGAAATATCCCACCTGGGCATCAGGAAAATCAAACAGACACTGTATGGAGAGAGGTACACGGAAGATGACAGTTTGATTTACAAGTCCAAGAAGAAGGCGTCCATGCCACACCTCTGTGTAATGAGCAATGTATCACCTCACAACGGGCCTTTGACTCAGACCTTCAAAGTGATTCCAGAGGCGGACATGAAGCCTCCTCATTACAACACTGGGCTCAAAGCCAACCAGCACATCTTGGCTCATCTGGGACACAGTCAGACCAGCTATATCTGCCCCCAACCTCGGATGCCACCAAGGTCTGGCCAGAACTGTGCAATCCAAGCCCCCCAAACCCATGAAGGTCCAGATGTCCACACAGCCATGGTGGACCACCATCCAGCCTGGGCTTCTGCTGTGTCTAATATGGAGGAAAGTACAACACGCCATCATGGCGGAGAACATCCTGACCCCAGCCATTTGGAAGCTCTGCTGTCCACTAGCACCTTAAGGCCCAGCGCTATCAGAGACATGGATGAGGATGAGCGAAGGGAGTCAACGGGGAGCGAGGTCTTGATCCCTAACCCCAGGAAAACCAGCTTCATGATCAGGCCACCATCTGAGAGCTTGTCCTCCATCAGTGGCTCCACGAGCCCTTCCTTACATACCTCAGAGGAGTCAGATGAACTGGGCTCCCTGCAGGGTGACATGCCCATGATGCCGCCTCCCGGAGGCCGAAGGATGTCAATG aGCATGTTTCTGGATATCTCCTCTATCATGAAGAAGTGA
- the ankrd6a gene encoding ankyrin repeat domain-containing protein 6 codes for MSEKELAHVPPSPRQGQGHQPALHRAAMVGNSDAVAALIQGGCAVDLQDRDGNTALHEVSWHGFSHCVKLLVKAGAAVHIRNKAGNTALHLACQNAHAQTARLLLLGGSAPDAKNNMGDTCLHVAARYNNLTLVKVLLTSLCPVAERNQGGDTALHVAAALNHKRTVQLLLEAEADGKIRNNAGKTALDKARDNNHKEVALLLARAPQIHRFMRGRTIRKQRGRLRAERRAQSVPKVEILPNKDSSSVVEETPSSEQIESRTAVKVGPHPQQQHYHETPATVSSPYSHHKRRRVKQQALNEDEGLRKGRGDSHNKKCPLCDNGEDTQNGKTYQLFTLYRDMDGNVRQAPANGCRCKPLLKKLEGQLKATEEGMRLHILKVHEQVNSRLSQMDRRSRHRQAAASQELKRWCVSQLRDIPAKAQYYKLLHSPSVEQSVADADLESLPLLSVESGDSSTSLATYVNILPSKSAHGQEQMGNGACLNMRVDRSPDDYENTALFPLPANHTLGLLLGSVDPLEGFSSSTSQSNISEHRPRLIQYQEHSYNRQWRRHCGELTSAQGRAEGTRTLEFFIDRPTEPTFSQERNNLHAMEVTQRFFETVSTQLERWYERKIAEVEQQTELRAQQDRGELLQRISALEEELQRLKTNENAES; via the exons ATGAGCGAGAAGGAACTGGCCCATGTGCCTCCATCACCGCGCCAGGGCCAGGGTCACCAGCCGGCCCTGCACCGAGCCGCCATGGTCGGGAACAGCGACGCCGTGGCAGCTCTGATTCAGGGCGGCTGCGCTGTGGACCTGCAGGACAGA GACGGCAACACTGCGCTGCATGAGGTGTCGTGGCACGGCTTCTCTCACTGCGTCAAACTGCTGGTCAAGGCGGGAGCTGCTGTACACATCAGGAACAAG GCAGGAAACACGGCACTCCACCTGGCCTGCCAGAACGCGCATGCTCAGACTGCTCGCCTTCTGCTGCTTGGAGGATCCGCGCCGGACGCCAAGAACAAC ATGGGTGACACCTGTTTGCACGTGGCTGCTCGCTACAACAACCTGACCCTGGTGAAAGTCCTGCTGACGTCTCTGTGCCCCGTGGCCGAGAGAAACCAG GGAGGAGACACAGCTCTCCATGTGGCCGCTGCTCTGAACCATAAGAGGACAGTTCAGCTCTTACTGGAGGCGGAAGCTGACGGAAAAATCAGAAACAAT GCAGGTAAAACGGCCCTTGACAAGGCCAGagacaacaaccacaaagaaGTGGCCCTTCTCCTGGCCAGAGCTCCTCAG ATACATCGCTTCATGCGAGGAAGAACAATaaggaaacaaagaggaagactGAGAGCTGAGCGCAGGGCCCAGTCTGTCCCCAAAGTAGAAATTCTACCAAACAAA gacagcagctctgtggtgGAGGAAACCCCCAGCAGTGAGCAAATAGAGAGCAGAACTGCAGTCAAGGTGGGTCCTCacccgcagcagcagcattacCACGAGACCCCGGCCACCGTCAGCAGCCCCTACAGCCACCACAAGAGGAGGCGAGTCAAGCAACAG GCTCTGAATGAAGATGAAGGTCTGAGAAAAGGCAGGGGTGACTCCCACAATAAGAAGTGTCCGCTCTGTGACAACGGTGAAGACACCCAGAATGGGAAAACCTATCAGCTTTTCACACTGTACCGGGACATGGATGGCAACGTCAGACAG GCACCAGCCAATGGATGCCGCTGTAAGCCCCTGCTCAAGAAGCTGGAGGGCCAACTGAAAGCCACAGAGGAGGGGATGAGGCTGCACATCCTGAAGGTCCACGAGCAGGTCAACAGTCGACTGAGCCAAATGGACCGCAGGAGCAGACACCGG CAGGCAGCAGCAAGTCAGGAACTGAAGAGGTGGTGTGTGTCCCAGCTGAGGGACATCCCAGCCAAAGCGCAGTATTACAAACTCCTCCACTCGCCGTCTGTGGAGCAGTCTGTGGCAGACGCAGACTTGGAGTCACTCCCCCTGCTGTCCGTGGAATCGGGAGACAGCAGCACTTCGCTGGCTACCTACGTCAACATCCTGCCGTCTAAATCCGCCCACGGTCAGGAGCAGATGGGCAACGGGGCGTGCCTTAATATGAGAGTGGACAGGTCACCAG ACGACTATGAGAACACTGCCCTGTTTCCTCTGCCTGCCAACCACACCTTGGGCCTCCTGCTGGGCTCTGTGGACCCCCTTGAGGGCTTCTCAAGCAGCACCAGCCAGTCCAACATCAGCGAGCACAGACCCAGACTGATCCAGTATCAGGAACACAGCTATAACAGACAATGGAGGAGACACTGTGGAGAGCTGACGAGTGCCCAAGGGCGCGCTGAGGGCACCAGAACACTGGAGTTCTTTATTGACCGTCCCACTGAGCCCACATTCAGCCAGGAGAGGAACAATCTGCACGCTATGGAG GTGACTCAGCGTTTCTTTGAGACGGTGTCGACTCAGTTGGAGCGCTGGTACGAGAGGAAGATCGCGGAGGTGGAGCAGCAGACGGAGCTCAGGGCCCAGCAGGACAGGGGGGAGCTGCTGCAGCGAATCAGCGCCCTGGAGGAGGAGCTTCAGAGGCTGAAGACCAATGAGAATGCGGAAAGCTGA